One window of Neptuniibacter halophilus genomic DNA carries:
- a CDS encoding gamma carbonic anhydrase family protein produces the protein MLYSLEGQAVRLLGKEHFVADNATVIGNVELHDRSSIWFNVVIRGDNDPIIIGPGSNVQDGAVLHTDPGYTLRLGADVTVGHMAMLHGCEVGDGSLIGIGAVVLNGAKIGKGCLIGANALVPEGMEIPDHSLVVGSPAKVKRTLNAEQVAGLQENARHYVENMRRFNSGFQAQENL, from the coding sequence ATGCTCTATTCCCTGGAAGGTCAGGCGGTGCGCCTGCTTGGTAAAGAACATTTTGTTGCAGACAACGCGACGGTGATCGGTAATGTTGAGTTGCATGATCGCAGCAGCATCTGGTTTAACGTGGTTATTCGTGGTGATAACGATCCGATCATTATCGGCCCCGGCAGTAATGTTCAGGACGGTGCGGTATTGCACACTGATCCCGGTTACACGCTGCGTCTGGGCGCTGACGTGACGGTTGGACATATGGCGATGCTGCATGGCTGCGAGGTGGGAGATGGCTCTCTGATTGGTATCGGCGCGGTGGTACTCAATGGCGCGAAGATCGGTAAAGGTTGTCTGATCGGAGCTAATGCATTGGTACCCGAAGGTATGGAGATACCTGATCACTCGCTGGTGGTTGGCTCACCGGCAAAAGTAAAACGTACCCTGAATGCGGAGCAGGTGGCCGGATTGCAGGAGAATGCCCGACACTATGTTGAGAATATGCGCCGTTTCAACAGCGGTTTTCAAGCGCAGGAAA